The genomic stretch GGCATGGTGTTCAGGTCGGCCTGAGCTCGGCGATGGTTCGCCCGACGCGTTCGGTCAACTCCCTGATTCGGCCCTCGGGCGGAATCGGGGCGCCGAACCGTACGAGCCAGCGTCGCTTCACCTTCGCGACGCTCACGGGCACGATCGGCGCCTTGGCTTTGAGGGCGATGAGGGCCACACCGCCGTGCAACTCCGTGCCGCCCCGCGTGCCCTCGGGGAAGATGCCGACCATGCCTTCGGCTTGCAAGATTCTCAACGCCGTTCGAACCGCGCCGACGTCGTTGCCTTCTCGGTCCACCGGAAAGCTTCCGCCCGTCCCGATGACGTAACGCAGCACGGGGTTTTGAAAGAGTTCTTTTTTGGCCATGAACTGCACCTTGCGCTCTTTGGGCAACGCCTGCGCGATGACGAACGGATCGAGGCCCGACTCGTGGTTTCCCGCGACGATGACGCGGCCCGTCAAGGGCACGTGCTCGCGGCCTTCCACGTGCAGCGTTCCTTGCAGGTAGATGGGAATGCCCGTCGTGAAGCAGACGAGGGCGTACATGAACGGGTTGACCGTCGGGGCCTTGGCGGTTGGAACGTCGGTCTTCGTCATGCGCGCACCGCCCGGAGGACGTTGGCGACGACGTCGTCGAGGCTGAGGTTCGACGTGTCGATCAGCACCGCGTCGCGCGCGGGCGCGGACTGCGCCGCGTCCTTCTCGTCGCGCAGACGCAACGCCGCCTCGACCTCGCCGATGTCCTCGTCACGCTCCTGCACGCGCCGCTGCGCTCGCACGCGCGGACTCGCCGTGAGGTAGAACTTGGCGTTCGCCTGCGGAAATACGGCCGTTCCCATGTCACGTCCCTCCACCACGAACGAGCCCTGCACGTGCCGCAGTTGCTCGTTCACCCAGTCACGCAGTCGAGGATGCTTCGCGACGTGAGAAACGGTCTCGTCGACTTCGTGGGTGTGCAGTTCGCCGGTGAGGTCTTGGTGACCGCACCATATCTCGTTGCCTTGCTCGCGTGGCCGTAAGTCCAAGGGGCAGCGACGCACGAGGTCGAGCAACGCGTCCTCGTCGTCGGGATTGACATGCTCGCGCAGACACAGACGCGCCACGCCTCGGTAAAGCAGGCCGCTGCTCACGAAGGGAACGCCGAGTTCGCGCGCTACGCGAGCGGCGACGCTGGACTTTCCGGAGGCGGCCACACCGTCGATCGTCACTATCACGAGCCCGATTGTAGAGCCTGACGGAGGGGCCCGGACACTTCGCCGCTTTTCATTCGCCGCGCGCTAAACTGCGAAACGTGAAGAAGATTGCTCTGCTCGCCCTCATGCCTTTGATGTTGCTGAGCTGCCGCAACGACAACGCCAGTTCCGACAGCAGCAGTGACACGTCCACGAAGACGACCAGCGAGGCGTCGAAGACGGACGAGACCGAACCCAAGACGGCCGCCGAGGCGCTGGAGAACGTCGCCACCAACGCCAACAAGACCACCGAAGCGGCCGCGGCGAAGCCCGGCGCCGTTCCCTCCGGGTACACGCGCGTCGCCGCCGTCAGCGCAAAGCCCGTGCGTACGTTCAAGTCCGAGCCTTCGTATCAACTCCAAGACGGCAAGGATTACGCCGCCGTCATCGACACGACGCAAGGGCAGATGGTCATCGACCTCTACGAGGACGTTCCCACGACCGTCAACTCCTTCGTGTGGCTCGCGCGAAACCACTTCTACGACGGCATCGCCTTTCACCGCGTGATCGACGGCTTCGTCGTGCAGGGCGGCGATCCGAACACCCTCAAGACCGACCGCAACGTTTGGGGGCAAGGCGGCCCGGGCTACGAAATTCCTTTGGAAGTCCGCACGAAGTACAACTTCGACGAGAAGGGCGTCATGGGCATGGCGCGCGCGCAAGATCCGAACTCGGGCGGCAGCCAGTTCTACATCACGCTGGCGCCCGCCTCCAATCTCGACGGGCAGTACACGGTGTTCGGCAAGGTCGTGCAAGGCCTCGACGTTCTCGACAAGATCAAGAAGTACGAGGCGCCCGCCGAGGGCACGCCCGACAAGATGCTCGACGTGTACATCGTCACGAAGAACAAGAGCTGAAGTCGATCGGCGGCGCGAGAGCTCGCCCTGAGCGAAGCGCCTCCGACGTCGAGGACGCCACGGCCCATTTCCGTCTCCCCTTCGCGGGGAGACGTTGCGTTGCGACAAGCGAATTTTTTCGTGCTACACTTCCTTCGCATTGCTGGCGCAGCGCAGCGGCGACGCTCGAACCTGGTCAGGGCCGGAAGGCAGCAGCCATAAGGGATGATCGTTGGGTGCCGCTGCTTACCGGCAATGCTTTTTTATTGCCTGAGCCTGCCCCCCCGTTCGGGTAGGAACTTCCCGCTTATGTGCGCTTGCACGTTCAAACGCGAATCCCGTGCGATAATGCCCGCATGAGCGTCATTCCATACGTGATCGAGCAGACGGGGCGCGGCGAGCGGACGTACGACATCTACTCGCGTCTACTCAAGGACCGCATCATCTTCCTCGGCACGCCGATCGACAGCCAAGTCGCGAATACCATCGTGGCGCAGCTGCTGCTGCTCGAAAGCCAGAATCCCGAGCGCGAGATCCAGTTGTACATCAACTGCCCGGGCGGCGAGGTGTACGCGGGTCTGGCGATCTACGACACGATGCAGTACATCAAGGCGCCGATCTCTACGATCTGCGTCGGCATCGCCATGAGCATGGGGAGCGTCATCCTCATGGCGGGCGACAAGGGCAAGCGTTTCGCGCTTCCCAACAGCCGCATCATGATTCACCAAGGCAGCGCGGGCTTTCGCGGCAACACGCCCGACCTCGAAGTGCAGGCGCGCGAAGTGCTGTACTTGCGCGACCGGATGTTCGACCTCTACGAGAAGCACACGACCGCGCCGCGCGAGAAGCTGTCGCGCGACATGGAGCGCGATTACTTCATGAATCCGCAGGAAGCCAAGGCGTACGGTCTGATCGACTCGGTGGTGGAGCACGTGCGTGACACGGGCATGGAAGTGGGGGTCTCCGATGGCTGACCGTTGCTCTTTCTGCGGCCGCTCGTATCCGCAGATCGCTCAACTGATCGAGGCGCCTTCGCGCGCCGCGTTCATCTGCAACGAGTGCGCCGAGCGCGCGCACGAACTCGTGAAGGCGAGCAAGCCCGGCAGTGGCGGCTTCGACCTTTCCGAACTGCCAAGTCCGCGCGACATCAAGGCGTACCTCGACGAGTACGTGATCGGGCAGGATGAAGCGAAGAAGGCGCTCGCCGTGGCGGTCGTGAGCCATTACCAGCGACTCGCCCATCCTGACGCGCACCTTGGCAAGTCGAACATCTTGCTGATCGGTCCGACGGGAACGGGCAAGACGCTGTTGGCGCAAAGCCTCGCCGAGATGCTGGAAGTGCCGTTCGCGATCGCGGACGCCACGACCTTGACGGAGGCGGGCTACGTCGGCGACGACGTCGAAAAC from Deinococcus yavapaiensis KR-236 encodes the following:
- a CDS encoding lysophospholipid acyltransferase family protein, which codes for MTKTDVPTAKAPTVNPFMYALVCFTTGIPIYLQGTLHVEGREHVPLTGRVIVAGNHESGLDPFVIAQALPKERKVQFMAKKELFQNPVLRYVIGTGGSFPVDREGNDVGAVRTALRILQAEGMVGIFPEGTRGGTELHGGVALIALKAKAPIVPVSVAKVKRRWLVRFGAPIPPEGRIRELTERVGRTIAELRPT
- the cmk gene encoding (d)CMP kinase, with the protein product MIVTIDGVAASGKSSVAARVARELGVPFVSSGLLYRGVARLCLREHVNPDDEDALLDLVRRCPLDLRPREQGNEIWCGHQDLTGELHTHEVDETVSHVAKHPRLRDWVNEQLRHVQGSFVVEGRDMGTAVFPQANAKFYLTASPRVRAQRRVQERDEDIGEVEAALRLRDEKDAAQSAPARDAVLIDTSNLSLDDVVANVLRAVRA
- a CDS encoding peptidylprolyl isomerase, with amino-acid sequence MKKIALLALMPLMLLSCRNDNASSDSSSDTSTKTTSEASKTDETEPKTAAEALENVATNANKTTEAAAAKPGAVPSGYTRVAAVSAKPVRTFKSEPSYQLQDGKDYAAVIDTTQGQMVIDLYEDVPTTVNSFVWLARNHFYDGIAFHRVIDGFVVQGGDPNTLKTDRNVWGQGGPGYEIPLEVRTKYNFDEKGVMGMARAQDPNSGGSQFYITLAPASNLDGQYTVFGKVVQGLDVLDKIKKYEAPAEGTPDKMLDVYIVTKNKS
- the clpP gene encoding ATP-dependent Clp protease proteolytic subunit; this translates as MSVIPYVIEQTGRGERTYDIYSRLLKDRIIFLGTPIDSQVANTIVAQLLLLESQNPEREIQLYINCPGGEVYAGLAIYDTMQYIKAPISTICVGIAMSMGSVILMAGDKGKRFALPNSRIMIHQGSAGFRGNTPDLEVQAREVLYLRDRMFDLYEKHTTAPREKLSRDMERDYFMNPQEAKAYGLIDSVVEHVRDTGMEVGVSDG